The following proteins are co-located in the Paludibaculum fermentans genome:
- a CDS encoding S8 family peptidase, with protein MLVLAALAVQSLLVVVAAPQDSELRGGRALTPASKLSDDTRTPLAWGRQGSQGRIADADSELQDMIVQYAGDVTDEDVAQAQIAGAEVRRMLREGRTGHLRMTRNQALRLAENPNVAYITPDRELHATGLLDYTVSTVGAVTAQAFGYDGRGIGVAIIDSGVGSEQRDLLNSLCLGSRIVHNKDFVTWEPNSWDPFGHGTHVAGIVGGNGFCAAKAQSLLYNGIPGVAPASNIIALRALDSTGTGRDSSVISAIDYAISVRKTYNIRVINLSLGRVIVESYKLDPLCQAVERAWKAGIVVVVAAGNNGRDNSMKTQGYSTITSPGNDPFVITVGAMNDKQTPSKSDDQMTSFSSKGPTLLDQIVKPDLVAPGNRVISIKPNTGYFQSHYPGNTIPGDWFRGVPYDAYFTLSGTSMAAPMVSGAAALLLQKDSTLTPDQVKARLMKTASKSFPSTSTAVDPTTGQSYTMRADAFTVGAGYLDIVAALSSGDRIATNQTAKSPKAVNQGGTVVFSYDSSDTSGLGVVWGTGVVWGTGVVWGTTVSTTGVVWGTGVVWGTGAPTGTGVVWGTGVVWGTANPFSESTSAAGDN; from the coding sequence ATGTTAGTCTTAGCCGCACTCGCGGTCCAGTCGCTGCTGGTTGTCGTAGCCGCCCCGCAGGATAGTGAACTCCGCGGTGGCCGCGCCCTCACCCCCGCCTCCAAACTCTCCGATGACACCCGCACGCCTCTGGCCTGGGGCCGCCAGGGCTCCCAGGGACGCATTGCCGATGCCGATTCCGAACTCCAGGACATGATCGTGCAGTACGCCGGTGACGTCACCGACGAAGATGTCGCCCAGGCCCAGATCGCCGGCGCCGAAGTCCGCCGCATGCTGCGCGAAGGCCGCACCGGCCACCTGCGCATGACCCGCAACCAGGCCCTGCGGCTGGCCGAGAACCCGAACGTTGCCTACATCACCCCCGATCGCGAACTGCATGCCACCGGACTGCTGGACTACACCGTATCCACCGTCGGAGCGGTCACGGCGCAGGCCTTCGGCTATGATGGACGCGGCATCGGCGTCGCCATCATCGACAGCGGCGTGGGCTCTGAGCAGCGCGATCTCCTGAATAGCCTCTGCCTCGGCTCGCGCATCGTGCACAACAAGGATTTCGTCACTTGGGAGCCCAACTCCTGGGACCCCTTCGGCCACGGCACGCATGTGGCCGGCATCGTCGGCGGCAACGGCTTCTGCGCGGCCAAGGCACAGTCCTTGCTCTACAACGGCATCCCGGGCGTCGCCCCGGCCTCGAACATCATCGCCCTCCGCGCCCTCGACAGCACCGGCACCGGCCGCGACAGCTCCGTCATCTCCGCCATCGATTACGCGATCTCGGTCAGGAAGACCTACAACATCCGCGTCATCAACCTCTCCCTGGGCCGCGTCATCGTGGAGTCCTATAAGCTCGACCCCCTCTGCCAGGCAGTCGAACGCGCCTGGAAGGCCGGCATCGTCGTCGTGGTGGCCGCCGGCAACAACGGCCGCGACAACTCCATGAAGACCCAGGGCTACTCCACCATCACCTCCCCGGGTAACGATCCCTTCGTGATCACCGTGGGGGCGATGAACGACAAGCAGACGCCTTCCAAGTCAGACGACCAGATGACCTCCTTCAGCTCCAAGGGCCCAACCCTGCTCGACCAGATCGTCAAGCCAGACCTGGTGGCCCCGGGCAACCGCGTCATTTCCATCAAGCCCAACACCGGCTACTTCCAGTCTCACTATCCGGGCAACACCATCCCGGGCGACTGGTTCCGCGGCGTGCCGTATGACGCTTACTTCACCCTCAGCGGCACCAGCATGGCCGCGCCCATGGTCAGCGGCGCCGCCGCCCTGCTCCTGCAAAAGGATTCCACCCTCACTCCGGATCAGGTCAAAGCGCGCCTGATGAAGACCGCCAGCAAATCGTTCCCCTCCACCAGCACCGCGGTCGACCCCACCACCGGGCAGTCCTATACGATGCGGGCCGACGCCTTCACCGTAGGCGCCGGCTATCTCGATATCGTGGCCGCCCTCAGCAGCGGCGACCGGATCGCGACCAACCAGACGGCCAAATCACCCAAGGCCGTCAACCAGGGCGGTACCGTTGTGTTCAGTTACGACTCCTCCGATACCTCCGGTCTCGGCGTGGTCTGGGGCACCGGAGTCGTCTGGGGTACAGGTGTCGTCTGGGGCACCACGGTCAGCACCACCGGCGTGGTCTGGGGCACCGGAGTCGTGTGGGGCACCGGCGCACCCACGGGTACAGGCGTCGTCTGGGGTACCGGAGTCGTGTGGGGCACCGCCAACCCCTTCTCGGAATCCACTTCGGCCGCCGGGGACAACTAA